In the Mytilus trossulus isolate FHL-02 chromosome 1, PNRI_Mtr1.1.1.hap1, whole genome shotgun sequence genome, one interval contains:
- the LOC134719337 gene encoding FYVE and coiled-coil domain-containing protein 1-like has protein sequence MEEHDSIFGELPSCSQYRIFINNWRGNKTKRRTQSLAEMMRTIEKKDDEIYHERDEQQLLHSQMDLVTHIYNGQLRRVQDLEQDNNFLRDNIHQLEIEVEQKSEDNNRIRDITEVQGRHVYQLRRTITQKDRQICDQCSQLRDLEDTKGEYGSVIKRQKMMIKEKKDEVKAQSDTINEQSATINEINVKNEEQRATINEINVKNEEQSATINEINVKNEGLNVKNEELNVKNEKLNVKNEELNVRNEELNVRNDEQSATINEQSATINDLIEQNHDKCKTIIEISEQKDKTIDNLKSKIDMEVHVGQTKEQIIAEQSQLIEEQNAKLEEQKSIIEEQKESLRKSKKDDEDLRRQMVEQDRINLDLYDQLKDVKILCNKLMMKIQAKSQSH, from the exons CTGAAATGATGAGAACTATAGAGAAGAAAGATGATGAAATTTATCATGAAAGAGATGAACAGCAATTATTACATTCTCAAATGGATCTGGTCACACATATTTACAACGGTCAGTTGAGGCGAGTTCAGGATCTAGAACAAGATAATAATTTCTTGAGAGACAATATTCACCAGCTAGAAATCGAAGTGGAACAAAAGTCAGAAGATAATAATCGaataagggacataactgaagtACAGGGTAGACATGTGTACCAGTTAAGGAGGACAATAACACAGAAGGATAGACAGATATGTGATCAGTGTAGTCAGTTGAGGGATTTAGAGGATACAAAGGGAGAGTATGGGTCGGTAATTAAGAGACAGAAGATGATGATTAAAGAGAAAAAAGATGAAGTGAAGGCACAAAGTGATACAATTAATGAACAGAGTGCtacaattaatgaaataaatgtgaaaaatgaaGAACAACGTGCtacaattaatgaaataaatgtgaaaaatgaaGAACAAAGTGCtacaattaatgaaataaatgtgaaaaatgaaGGACTGAATGTGAAAAATGAAGAACTGAatgtgaaaaatgaaaaactgaATGTGAAAAATGAAGAACTGAATGTGAGAAATGAAGAACTGAATGTGAGAAATGACGAACAAAGTGCTACAATTAATGAACAAAGTGCTACAATTAATGATCTCATTGAGCAAAAccatgacaaatgtaaaaccatAATTGAAATTAGTGAACAAAAGGACAAAACAATAGACAATCTgaaaagtaaaattgatatgGAAGTTCATGTTGGTCAGACCAAAGAACAGATTATAGCAGAACAAAGTCAGCTGATTGAAGAACAGAATGCAAAACTTGAAGAACAGAAGTCAATTATCGAGGAACAGAAGGAAAGTTTAAGGAAGTCCAAGAAGGATGATGAAGATTTAAGAAGACAGATGGTAGAACAAGACAGAATAAACCTGGATCTGTATGATCAGTTAAAGGATGTTAAAATATTGTGCAA TAAACTGATGATGAAAATACAAGCCAAATCACAGAGTCATTAG